The region ATAACTTCATCAAAATCTTGACTTAAATCTTGACAAATTACAACTTGTGGATCCGATTCTTGAGTAATATTTGACCGAGAAATGCCCAAGCAGTATGATTGGCTACGCTCGCTCCCGTTATgtgtaattctgtgtattttattgagtgtttatgtgtattctgtTATACAGTTCTGTAGATTAGTAATTTCAATACCATATCTCATGAAACAGGAATGCTAATACTTAGGGtagtgattctgtgtattctaatgagcgtttatgtgtattatagtaTATAATTCTATGTATTATTGGTTTCCAATAACGCAATaacattaagtataaaaaattaaatcattaatgTACAGAAGTATGTAAAAGAATACACATAtcattcaatagaatacacacaaTCAATAGCCTAAGTATTAGCATTACTATTTCATGAGGTATATATGGTActcgaaatcaataatgtacagaattatataccagaatacacataatcatataCCAGAATACACAACATTTATGAATAGAATACGCAGAATTATTAGTCTAAGTATTATCTCTGCTGTTTATGAGGTATGgtattggaaatcaataatgtacagaattacatactagaaatctagaatacatagaatcaaTGAAAATGATGCACAAAATataagcctaagtattatctcttatgttccatgaggtatggtattggAAATTGATAAGCCGtgaattaacatataaatatgctttaattgtactaaCTTTTAAGTGAATTTTATGAGTTCGTGCAAGAACGAAGTATATTTCAGGTGTTTATGGCGCAATGATTGAAAACCGGGACCTAGCCATGATGAAGCGTAAAATGAAGGCGAATCGGGATGCATTCAAGACAAAATGGTGCAAGAATGAATGGCCAAAATCATAAAAAAGTTCAACGGAGCAACGGAACAAGGATTTAAGTCAGAAATCAATAATGTTcagaattacatactagaatacacagaatcaatgactagaatacatagaatgtcaCAACAGAATGCACAGAATATcatcacaaaatacacagaactcatcttataagttaaGGTCGAACGGGAAACGAAAAAGCCATTAATTAAAAgaaccaaaacgacgtcgttttggatcggagtgcataatgcattgtgcaccctggtccacgatataaattgcctaaattttctataataaatattataatttctttcGTAAGAaacatttcacatataagtatcacaatttcaattataaatattacatatttatcattagtaacaattCTTTTACTCTAAATAATATTACaatgtcacatataaatattacaatatctattataaataatactccctctgtcccattttacctgtcctatttactattcattggtcaaaccaactctttcttctttgcttattttctttagtaattttttttattatttttaaatttaattttttgtgtttaatagtacttttaatgtagtttctaaatatattaattttatatattaatgctaaacttaataatatgaaaaattggattaaaaattacttcagtcatgccttgttaaacgaatcagacaaccattttgggacggaggtagtagtatatttattttaaattggtaTTATTCtgtaataagtattatgatttttatcataagtaacaaacaattatCCTAGATTAGGCTCATTTCACATATCTTAATTTGTGAGACTATCTCAAGTGTGACTCAACTATTAAATATGTATCAATCTACAgcttaacaaaaaaataaaccaaacacaaaatGACATAGCAAATTGCAATCTAACAAActaaattgtaatcattatctttatctttttatttGACCAAATAAACTCTACCCTTCAAGTATTTTGTTTGATCCTTAACCCTTTAATCAGTATATAGATGATACAAAAATTAACTGGTATACACAAACAATCACCACACAATAAGAGAGTACCAAACAGATAGTAAAATTTATTCCATGAAAGTCATGGATTTAGCACGCACTATGGCACTGTctatacatttttctttctaCACAGTTTTCTTTTGATTCCTACCTAAATCTGAAGCATCATATACAGCAAGGCACTTAGTATGGGAAATTCTTGAAATCTTTAAATTTCAAATCTTAGGAGATTCACATCACTCAATTAATCGATCGATCAAATATCAGATATGCAGGCAGGCATTGTTGCTCCATTTACAATAACAAATGATACAAACAAATTTGGCTTAGCTTCTATGTTGACTTCTTGCTTGTTTGGCTACTCATTGTTGTCCTTTCATTCTTTCAACAATGTTTCTTCCCTTCTCTTCAATATTTCGCTTTTTCTCTTCAAACTTCTCTGACATTTTCTTGCTCAAAGAAATCATCTTTGCTCTAGTACCCTGTCTTCTAGGTCTTCCATCGTCCTCTTCAGAAATACGGCTCTGTTCCTCTGCCAGTTCAACTTGTCTAGATTTCGTGTAATATTCTGCAGAATCTGTGCTTTTCCGTTGATTTACTTCCGCCTGTTCTTCAGAATGCAACAACGGGACCTGCAATTCTTTCATAGAACTACTATACTTCACTGTTGGCTTATCAACAACAGGTGAGGGTGAGCGTGTGTTCGATGAATCATTTGGTTTTTTCAAAGATAATTCCACCTTTTTTTGCCCTTCGCAACTCTCTGAATAACTGCTGCCAATTTCCTTATTAGCTTCATCTGAGCGTTTCACTTCCCAGTTCTCAGTGTTCGGCGCTTCTTGATTGGTCCATAAGAAAGGTGCAAATTTACGCGGGATCCAGTCCTCCTTTTCAGCTAACATCCATGATAGGCATACACTTTCACAATTTGGAATAACCAAAGTTTCACGAATAGCTACCTACATCAGtgataacattatattatttcgcCAAAAGTGAAACTTCAAAGAGAACAATCCATCCAGTATAATCTTATTTTAAACGTTAAGCAACAGAAAAAGAATACAACTCTTTCTAGCAAGGTCGTCTAGGATGAGATGAGAAACCACTTGGTTTATTAGCCATTTTAGCCATCTGACTAGTCAATAACTTCCAAAACGGCACTGCCTAAATGTTTGTTGAGACGCTCTCTCCTATAGATACAATCATATCATTATTTTGACACAGTGCTATGGAGTTTAATAACCATTTCAGAATTTCCAATTATATATCATTTCAATGTTATCTCAGagcttttaaaattttcatacaaGATCTTGATCTCTTAACTACAGAGGATAAtttatacacaaaaataaaatgaggTCTTATACCTTAAGCCGACTGATTAGGAATAAGGCTATATGTCCACTTGCAATCCTATGCTCTCCAACAaaaggttcaaattgaaaatcaaGGTCTGGCATAGATGTGAAGCCAAACCATATTTGATCTGAAGGTGGTGGCTTTATGAATACGCGCATTATTCCGCGGAGAGATGCAACTCTCATCCCCAAGGTAAGTGGAACCTTCAACATTAAATGATTAAGCAGTTAGTGTACCAGAACTACCAGGAGCCATGTTTAGAAACTGGAAAATAAAGCAACCGTCCAAATGCAATggtaaagattattattataaacattACACATgaacatacacatacacaaacTAAGACTCAAGCTTTTGCAACCAAAAAGTACACAGTTGGACACAAATCTGTATTCAGAGTCATTGAAGCTGATGATTCCCATTATCCAAGAAATAGTGATTCAATGGGTTGAACTCTGAcccaataaaaaattaaataaattaaaattaaaaaccaaaaatgtggaagaaaaaaaacCCACTTTGACCAATTAACTCTGAATGATTACAGTTTTTAGTAGATTTCTACAGAATGCTACAATTGGTCAATAGGGACTTCGTTTGCTTTCTCAAGCAAGATATACGAGACTGTGTGACAGATGGACCATTCACAATAACTCAGCTTGATAATAAAAACCATCTTGAAGTCTGTCTCATACATTCTTGAAAGTATAAATGATATTTTGGATTTATCCAAACTGCCCAATAATGAATCgtcaaaataacaataaaatatagGGATGTTCATAACATTTTTAATCTATCCGATATTGTACAAGAGAATATCATATATCAGAATGAATAAAAAACGTTCCTGCTAACCTGTGAGACCTGTTTGGCAATTGAATGTATGATAGATTTCCATCTAGATTGTTGAGGTACTGCACCAGTCACATTTCTGGAGTGTTTTATTGCATCTGAAAGTTAACATGATTGGAACATCTCAGTTCACTTTCAACTACAACTAAATGGCTAAGTGAGAAATGATATCTAAACAGAAGAAAAATGCATCAGATAAGTAACAAAAAGACTACTGCcaaattaaatttagtatttcaGCAATGAAAAATAAAGTTTCATGCTTTTTTCTAAAAGTGGCTGTTTTACTGCACCAGTCACATTTCTGGAGTGTTTTATTGCATCTGAAAATTTACATGATTGAAACATCTCAGTTCACTTTCAACTACAACTAACTGGCTAAGTGAGAAATGATATCTAAACAGAAGAAAAATGCATCagataagtaacaaaaatactACTGCCAAATTAATGTTAGTATTTcagcaatgaaaaaaaaagtgtcaagcTTTTTTCTAAAAGTGGCTGTTTCAGTGCTTGAGAAAGAGAAAATGTCATGTTACCTACCCCCTTTGACATCTCCTTCATCTCTATGATCACAGGAGTCAGAGGTCTCTTCAGAGTATTTCAAGTTTTCTCTGAACTGTTCAATGCCCTCTAACATATCAGCTTTTACGTCATCCAAAGAACTTGATTCTTCTATGCCTGGGCCTCCTTCCTGTAACTCAAGATCCTGAACTTCAAGCCTGGTTTCGATTTCAAAGATTGCACCACCAGAATACTCAATTTCAATTTCCATCATCCAAATCTCAGTCATGTCGGAAGGAAGAACCTTCATTGCATGAATAAATGGTGGGAGATTACCAAGATCAACAGTGGTGCATATCACCTCACCTATGTATGTGGGGGTTCGCATATTGGATAATGTTCTCTATGGAAAAGATTACATTAAGGTGTTATGGTAGTAGTTTCAATTGATccaacccaaaaataaaaataaaataaaataaaataaaataaaagagggATGTTCTTGAACTCCAAGAGAAGAGCTTCAAAACAATGTTCGATTGCAACATACCacaatgtagaattgtagagtTTGACAAACAAATAACAATTCAGAACGAGCAACATATGTGCAATTGTGTAAAAAGGTCATACACTTGGTCCAGAGTGCAAAGCTCCCACAACATGCAAGGTCCATGAAAAGACTGAAGGATGTACAGAACATTACCTCTGCTGTTATTTAGTGACGTAAAAATTTcttaagctttatatatatatatatatatatatatatatatgtatgtatgtatgtatgtatgtatgtagagAGACAGACAGAGAGAAACATTCATGTTTCCTTTTCTGAGTTTGATAAGTAGGAAGCATTCATTCctaatattacaaatatgaaAGAATATTCATTGATTGAGAAGCAACAGCCAGATGTATAACAAAGAAAGCCTCTAGCATAGTTATGTAAAGAATAGCAATTACCTAACATACCTGAATCCGAGCTTGCAAGGAAGTTCTCATCTCCTCATTTTGTTTAGCATCAAAGAACAACCTTGATATTAACAGATTCCAACATAGAGTTCCTTCATCAGAAGCTCTATCATCTGAATCTACATCAGAAATTACAGGGACATGATTTCTGCTTGCAGACGCATTCAATGTTGCCAGTGATGAAG is a window of Ipomoea triloba cultivar NCNSP0323 chromosome 11, ASM357664v1 DNA encoding:
- the LOC115996611 gene encoding testis-expressed protein 2-like isoform X2, coding for MWVSVIVFLLGALTVVGAEALGAVILIRWLNRKLAREVARSKIVREQSSPGNIDPSSRRKQADAEKIPRASPLDKALRQQKGKKEILEVTPIKKYAKLRDHFLILTESDASHTEIELKGCTIAAVSASDLSSRKWAKRYPIKVERKSSIVYQGSKTMYIYLETSWEKESWCKALYLASSEDEEKLKWVNKLNTEFQSYLISLNAVYPSFMKPCSHISTEPIDKSNKLDGSSSKVRNFLRKLSKKSSKSSIENKANLSSREAPTEKSIDCSTEEIIVPSSLATLNASASRNHVPVISDVDSDDRASDEGTLCWNLLISRLFFDAKQNEEMRTSLQARIQRTLSNMRTPTYIGEVICTTVDLGNLPPFIHAMKVLPSDMTEIWMMEIEIEYSGGAIFEIETRLEVQDLELQEGGPGIEESSSLDDVKADMLEGIEQFRENLKYSEETSDSCDHRDEGDVKGDAIKHSRNVTGAVPQQSRWKSIIHSIAKQVSQVPLTLGMRVASLRGIMRVFIKPPPSDQIWFGFTSMPDLDFQFEPFVGEHRIASGHIALFLISRLKVAIRETLVIPNCESVCLSWMLAEKEDWIPRKFAPFLWTNQEAPNTENWEVKRSDEANKEIGSSYSESCEGQKKVELSLKKPNDSSNTRSPSPVVDKPTVKYSSSMKELQVPLLHSEEQAEVNQRKSTDSAEYYTKSRQVELAEEQSRISEEDDGRPRRQGTRAKMISLSKKMSEKFEEKKRNIEEKGRNIVERMKGQQ
- the LOC115996611 gene encoding testis-expressed protein 2-like isoform X1 is translated as MWVSVIVFLLGALTVVGAEALGAVILIRWLNRKLAREVARSKIVREQSSPGNIDPSSRRKQGFVWVLDAEKIPRASPLDKALRQQKGKKEILEVTPIKKYAKLRDHFLILTESDASHTEIELKGCTIAAVSASDLSSRKWAKRYPIKVERKSSIVYQGSKTMYIYLETSWEKESWCKALYLASSEDEEKLKWVNKLNTEFQSYLISLNAVYPSFMKPCSHISTEPIDKSNKLDGSSSKVRNFLRKLSKKSSKSSIENKANLSSREAPTEKSIDCSTEEIIVPSSLATLNASASRNHVPVISDVDSDDRASDEGTLCWNLLISRLFFDAKQNEEMRTSLQARIQRTLSNMRTPTYIGEVICTTVDLGNLPPFIHAMKVLPSDMTEIWMMEIEIEYSGGAIFEIETRLEVQDLELQEGGPGIEESSSLDDVKADMLEGIEQFRENLKYSEETSDSCDHRDEGDVKGDAIKHSRNVTGAVPQQSRWKSIIHSIAKQVSQVPLTLGMRVASLRGIMRVFIKPPPSDQIWFGFTSMPDLDFQFEPFVGEHRIASGHIALFLISRLKVAIRETLVIPNCESVCLSWMLAEKEDWIPRKFAPFLWTNQEAPNTENWEVKRSDEANKEIGSSYSESCEGQKKVELSLKKPNDSSNTRSPSPVVDKPTVKYSSSMKELQVPLLHSEEQAEVNQRKSTDSAEYYTKSRQVELAEEQSRISEEDDGRPRRQGTRAKMISLSKKMSEKFEEKKRNIEEKGRNIVERMKGQQ